A genome region from Colwellia sp. Arc7-D includes the following:
- a CDS encoding ABC transporter ATP-binding protein, translating to MLIMKNINKIFQTADIQTHALRDFCLQVNEGDFVSVTGPSGSGKTTFLNIAGLLETYSNGEFLLDGEDVGKLNDNGRSRMRNQKIGFIFQGFNLIPDLNLYDNVDVPLRYRGFNAAERKRRIEENLERVGLASRMKHLPSQLSGGQQQRVAIARALATSPRFLLADEPTGNLDSEMAKGVLTLLEEINQQGTTIIMVTHDAQLAQRAKRTIQVKDGRVSELDIITNIQQATA from the coding sequence ATGTTAATCATGAAAAATATAAATAAAATATTCCAAACCGCTGATATTCAAACTCATGCCTTGCGTGACTTTTGTTTACAGGTTAACGAAGGCGACTTTGTCAGTGTCACCGGCCCTTCTGGTTCAGGAAAAACTACTTTTTTAAATATTGCAGGCTTACTTGAAACTTACAGTAATGGTGAGTTTTTATTAGATGGTGAAGATGTTGGGAAGCTGAACGACAATGGCCGTTCACGCATGCGAAATCAAAAAATAGGTTTTATCTTTCAAGGCTTCAACTTAATTCCAGACTTAAACCTTTATGACAATGTTGACGTACCATTACGCTATCGCGGTTTTAATGCCGCAGAGCGTAAACGCAGAATTGAAGAAAACCTCGAACGTGTGGGCCTTGCCTCTCGAATGAAACATTTACCTAGCCAATTATCCGGTGGTCAACAGCAACGTGTTGCCATTGCTCGAGCACTTGCCACTAGCCCACGCTTCTTATTAGCTGATGAGCCAACCGGTAATCTCGACTCTGAAATGGCTAAGGGTGTACTGACTTTACTTGAAGAAATAAACCAACAAGGTACCACGATTATAATGGTGACTCACGATGCACAACTCGCTCAGCGGGCTAAACGCACCATTCAAGTAAAAGATGGCAGAGTCAGTGAACTCGATATTATCACCAATATTCAACAAGCGACTGCGTAA
- a CDS encoding ABC transporter permease, which translates to MFNYYLRLAWISIIRHWGLSLLMICAIGLGIGTAMTTVTVNYLMSANPIPEKSQQLYYVQLDSWDVNDPFDDGLNPPDQLTYTDASNLMRASKAYRQNIQAQAFGVIEPADPEMLPLIVNGRANSADFFTMFNVPFIYGSGWSQQSDESKELVVVLSKETNDKLFGGENSVGKSIKLEGNMFRIVGVIDQWQPKPRFYDITTGAFNESEDIFVPFHLIADEKISRSGNTNCWKPTGDGFKAFLASECIWTQFWVELKTQQDKEDYLQFLNAYVEEQKQFGRFQRPMDNRLSNVMQWLESQGVVADDAQMMMAMSFMFLLVCLLNTVGLLLAKFLGKAPEIGLRQALGASKATLFNQYIIESACIGILGGILGLLLAYLGLKGVEGLYGDYMKGLASLDINMAILAVSLALFSTILAGLYPTWRACNIQPAQQLKSQ; encoded by the coding sequence ATGTTTAATTACTATTTACGACTCGCTTGGATCAGCATTATTCGCCATTGGGGCTTAAGCCTTTTAATGATTTGCGCTATCGGCTTAGGTATTGGCACCGCCATGACCACAGTGACAGTGAACTACTTAATGTCAGCAAACCCCATTCCAGAAAAAAGCCAACAATTATATTATGTGCAACTAGATAGTTGGGATGTAAACGATCCATTTGACGACGGTTTAAATCCGCCTGATCAGCTCACTTATACTGATGCAAGTAACTTAATGCGCGCCAGTAAAGCTTATCGTCAAAATATTCAAGCTCAAGCCTTTGGTGTTATTGAGCCTGCAGATCCAGAAATGCTGCCATTAATTGTCAATGGTAGAGCTAATTCTGCAGACTTTTTTACCATGTTTAATGTGCCTTTTATTTATGGCAGCGGTTGGTCACAACAAAGCGATGAAAGTAAAGAGCTTGTCGTGGTGTTGAGTAAAGAAACCAATGACAAACTTTTTGGTGGTGAAAACTCTGTCGGTAAGTCAATTAAGCTCGAAGGAAATATGTTTCGTATTGTCGGCGTTATAGATCAATGGCAACCCAAGCCAAGATTTTACGATATTACCACTGGTGCGTTTAATGAATCTGAAGATATATTTGTGCCCTTTCATTTAATTGCCGATGAAAAAATTTCCCGTTCAGGTAATACCAATTGTTGGAAACCGACAGGTGATGGCTTTAAAGCTTTTTTAGCTTCTGAATGTATTTGGACACAATTTTGGGTGGAATTAAAAACCCAACAAGATAAAGAGGATTATCTGCAGTTTCTTAATGCCTATGTAGAAGAGCAAAAACAATTTGGTCGTTTTCAACGTCCAATGGATAACCGCTTAAGTAATGTAATGCAATGGTTAGAATCTCAAGGAGTTGTAGCTGACGATGCACAAATGATGATGGCAATGTCATTTATGTTTTTACTGGTGTGTTTACTTAATACCGTGGGTTTATTACTCGCTAAGTTCTTAGGCAAAGCCCCTGAAATTGGTTTACGACAAGCTTTAGGTGCTAGCAAGGCCACATTATTTAACCAGTATATTATTGAGTCTGCATGTATCGGGATATTAGGTGGAATATTAGGTTTATTACTCGCTTACTTAGGTTTAAAAGGGGTTGAAGGCTTGTATGGCGATTACATGAAAGGCTTAGCAAGTTTAGACATTAATATGGCTATTTTAGCGGTATCACTTGCCCTTTTTTCCACGATATTGGCCGGTTTATACCCAACATGGCGTGCTTGTAATATCCAGCCTGCTCAGCAACTTAAAAGCCAATAA